Proteins from a single region of Catenulispora acidiphila DSM 44928:
- the ygfZ gene encoding CAF17-like 4Fe-4S cluster assembly/insertion protein YgfZ encodes MTSPLLTLPTAVPADPPDAGVAAHYGDPHGEQRRLAEGHSGFVDLSHRGVLRVSGPDRLTWLHSFTSQHLESLKPGVAVEALILSPQGRVEHALYLVDDGEATWFHVEPGAAPEILAFLQKMRFMMRVEPEDVTAGYALVLTTGPVPDGVLAREVDLGHELFLPRERLASFAKDGGAGDPAGMWAYEALRIAAHRPRVGRETDDRTIPHEIDWIASEGHPGAVHLNKGCYRGQETVARVDNLGHPPRRLVFLHLDGTPERLPAHGADVTTADGRVVGQVTSAARHYELGHVALAVVKRTTPVDDQLLADGIPAAQEIVVAPDAGANRRPAFRAAR; translated from the coding sequence ATGACGAGCCCCTTGCTGACCCTCCCCACAGCCGTCCCGGCCGACCCGCCGGACGCCGGCGTCGCCGCGCACTACGGCGACCCGCACGGGGAACAGCGCCGGCTGGCCGAGGGGCACAGCGGCTTCGTCGACCTCTCGCACCGCGGCGTCCTGCGCGTCTCCGGTCCGGACCGGCTGACCTGGCTGCACTCGTTCACCAGCCAGCACCTGGAGTCGCTGAAGCCCGGCGTCGCCGTCGAGGCGCTGATCCTCTCCCCGCAAGGCCGCGTCGAGCACGCGCTGTACCTCGTCGACGACGGCGAGGCGACCTGGTTCCACGTGGAGCCGGGAGCCGCGCCGGAGATCCTGGCGTTCCTGCAGAAGATGCGCTTCATGATGCGCGTCGAGCCCGAGGACGTGACCGCCGGCTACGCGCTGGTCCTCACGACCGGTCCGGTCCCCGACGGCGTGCTGGCGCGCGAGGTCGACCTGGGTCACGAGCTGTTCCTCCCCAGGGAGCGGCTGGCGAGCTTCGCCAAGGACGGCGGCGCGGGAGACCCCGCGGGCATGTGGGCCTATGAGGCGCTCCGCATCGCCGCGCACCGCCCGCGCGTCGGCCGGGAGACCGACGACCGCACCATCCCGCACGAGATCGACTGGATCGCCTCCGAGGGCCACCCGGGCGCCGTGCACCTGAACAAGGGCTGCTACCGCGGGCAGGAGACGGTCGCGCGCGTGGACAACCTCGGCCACCCCCCGCGCCGCCTGGTGTTCCTGCACCTGGACGGCACCCCCGAGCGCCTGCCCGCGCACGGCGCCGACGTGACCACCGCCGACGGCCGCGTCGTCGGCCAGGTGACCTCGGCGGCGCGCCACTACGAACTCGGACACGTCGCCCTCGCCGTGGTGAAGCGCACCACGCCGGTCGACGACCAGCTGCTCGCCGACGGCATCCCGGCCGCGCAGGAGATCGTGGTCGCGCCGGACGCCGGGGCGAATCGCCGGCCGGCCTTCCGCGCCGCGCGGTAG
- a CDS encoding asparaginase, translating to MTAQGVVPLAEIVRSGFTEGWHDGRLVALAADGSVEFAYGDVEAVMMPRSSNKPMQAVAMLENGLDLTGELLALAAASHAGEPFHLEGVRKILAGAGLDEQALACPADWPLAEQAKLAMVRAGGDRQRVTMNCSGKHAAMLATCVVNHWPITDYLAPDHPMQRASRAAVERLSGEPVRHDAVDGCGAPLYGISLVGLARAFRACVLAAPATPERRVADAMRAHPEYVSGTDRIDTDLMAGVPGLLAKGGAEGVQAVALPDGRAIAVKVGDGDHERRAVGPVLVAALRRLGVEAPVLSRYAESPLLGGGHPVGAVRSVI from the coding sequence ATGACCGCACAGGGAGTCGTCCCCCTCGCCGAGATAGTCCGCTCCGGGTTCACCGAGGGCTGGCACGACGGCCGCCTGGTGGCCCTGGCCGCCGACGGCAGCGTCGAGTTCGCGTACGGGGACGTGGAAGCGGTCATGATGCCGCGGTCCAGCAACAAGCCGATGCAGGCCGTGGCCATGCTGGAGAACGGTCTGGACCTGACCGGCGAGCTGCTGGCGCTGGCCGCCGCCTCGCACGCCGGCGAGCCCTTCCATCTGGAGGGCGTGCGCAAGATCCTGGCCGGCGCCGGCCTGGACGAGCAGGCTCTGGCCTGCCCCGCGGACTGGCCGCTGGCCGAGCAGGCGAAGCTGGCGATGGTCCGCGCCGGCGGCGACCGGCAGCGCGTGACCATGAACTGCTCCGGCAAGCACGCCGCGATGCTCGCCACCTGCGTGGTCAACCACTGGCCGATCACCGACTACCTCGCCCCGGACCACCCGATGCAGCGTGCCTCCCGCGCCGCGGTCGAGCGCCTGTCCGGCGAGCCGGTCCGGCACGACGCCGTCGACGGCTGCGGCGCCCCGCTGTACGGCATCTCGCTCGTCGGCCTGGCCCGCGCCTTCCGCGCCTGCGTCCTGGCCGCCCCGGCGACCCCCGAGCGCCGCGTCGCCGACGCGATGCGCGCGCACCCCGAGTACGTCTCCGGCACCGACCGCATCGACACCGACCTGATGGCCGGAGTCCCCGGCCTGCTGGCCAAGGGCGGCGCCGAGGGCGTCCAGGCGGTGGCGCTGCCCGACGGCCGCGCGATCGCGGTGAAGGTCGGCGACGGCGACCACGAGCGCCGCGCCGTGGGCCCGGTGCTGGTCGCGGCGCTGCGCCGGCTCGGCGTCGAGGCTCCGGTGCTCAGCCGCTACGCCGAGTCGCCGCTGCTCGGCGGCGGGCACCCGGTCGGCGCCGTCCGCTCCGTGATCTGA
- a CDS encoding RsiG family protein: MGTHATRLDRVLIAARRPDAEVEALEVAAIRRERGDALREETELSYLRRVLHGRIDIIDAELRRRAEGSAEPLVQSLAAILADDPPANARSPRHMDIGILPDPDPGEYRSQMEERIDAVGPAIVLDLSDGQLGEARLTLKAYEREVSEYRRIAQAVIDRFADELARRYREGQATVDDLLNEEQKME; this comes from the coding sequence ATGGGCACCCACGCCACCAGACTCGACCGCGTCCTGATCGCCGCCCGGCGCCCGGACGCGGAGGTCGAGGCCCTCGAAGTCGCCGCCATCCGCAGGGAGCGCGGCGACGCGCTCCGAGAGGAGACCGAACTCTCCTACCTCCGCCGGGTCCTGCACGGCCGGATCGACATAATCGACGCCGAGCTGCGGCGGCGCGCCGAGGGGTCGGCCGAGCCGCTGGTGCAGTCGCTGGCGGCGATCCTGGCCGACGACCCGCCGGCCAACGCGCGTTCGCCGCGGCACATGGACATCGGCATCCTGCCGGACCCCGATCCCGGCGAGTACCGCTCGCAGATGGAGGAGCGGATCGACGCGGTCGGCCCGGCGATCGTGCTGGACCTGTCCGACGGACAGCTGGGCGAGGCGCGGCTGACGCTCAAGGCCTATGAGCGGGAGGTCTCCGAGTACCGGCGCATCGCGCAGGCGGTGATCGACCGGTTCGCGGACGAGCTGGCGCGCCGCTACCGTGAGGGGCAGGCAACCGTCGACGATCTGCTCAATGAGGAGCAGAAGATGGAGTAA
- a CDS encoding DUF1416 domain-containing protein, with product MTASCGAPAGGFSIEGVDVAKETVIQGAVSRDGAPVTGYVRLLDSTGEFTAEVPTSPEGGFRFFAAPGTWTVRALVPGGTVDASVEATLGEVAEVALAV from the coding sequence GTGACGGCCTCGTGCGGCGCTCCCGCCGGCGGATTCAGCATCGAAGGAGTGGACGTGGCGAAGGAAACTGTCATCCAGGGCGCGGTCAGCCGTGACGGCGCGCCGGTGACCGGATACGTGCGCCTGCTGGACAGCACCGGCGAGTTCACCGCCGAGGTCCCCACCAGCCCCGAGGGCGGCTTCCGCTTCTTCGCGGCGCCGGGCACCTGGACGGTCCGCGCGCTGGTCCCGGGCGGCACCGTGGACGCCTCGGTCGAGGCGACCCTGGGCGAGGTCGCCGAGGTCGCGCTGGCGGTCTGA
- a CDS encoding DUF5996 family protein translates to MTESTWSPTEVLPVLPYDEWRLTRETLHRYLQIVGKIALARGIRRNHWWHMTLRNEPRGWSTVELGTARQGPLFTCAFDFFDHVLRIDTDHGGQALVPLADQTVASFYTQTMDALRALDIDPHIAHPHPYDLPDKERPFAEDTEHKIYVSEHAHRAFKVYSQVGRILEEFSASFSGKVSPVQVFWHTFDIATQRYSPRQIPAPEGMDEATRESYSREQISSGFWYGDPDTPEPTFYSYTYPEPKGIEEKALHPDPARWVMARRSHTAYYSYDEARASDDPVGCALAFYESAYEAGADLAGWDHAQLACWDGITDPVLRSEEPLGRPWPERF, encoded by the coding sequence ATGACCGAGTCGACGTGGTCCCCGACGGAAGTCCTCCCCGTCCTCCCGTACGACGAGTGGCGCCTCACGCGCGAAACCCTGCACCGCTACCTGCAGATCGTCGGCAAGATCGCCCTGGCGCGCGGGATCCGGCGCAACCACTGGTGGCACATGACGCTGCGGAACGAACCGCGCGGCTGGTCCACCGTCGAGCTCGGCACGGCGCGGCAGGGTCCGTTGTTCACCTGCGCATTCGACTTCTTCGATCATGTCCTGCGGATCGATACCGACCACGGCGGCCAGGCGCTGGTCCCGTTGGCGGATCAGACGGTGGCGTCCTTCTACACGCAGACCATGGACGCCTTGCGCGCGCTGGACATCGACCCGCACATCGCGCACCCGCATCCCTATGACCTCCCGGACAAGGAACGCCCCTTCGCGGAGGACACGGAGCACAAGATCTACGTGTCCGAACACGCACACCGCGCGTTCAAGGTCTACAGCCAGGTGGGCCGCATCCTGGAGGAGTTCAGCGCGTCCTTCTCCGGCAAGGTCAGCCCGGTCCAGGTCTTCTGGCACACCTTCGACATCGCGACCCAGCGCTACTCACCGCGCCAGATCCCCGCGCCGGAGGGTATGGACGAGGCGACCCGCGAGTCCTACTCCCGGGAGCAGATCAGCTCAGGGTTCTGGTACGGCGACCCCGACACCCCGGAGCCGACGTTCTACTCCTACACCTATCCCGAGCCCAAGGGCATCGAGGAGAAGGCGCTGCACCCCGACCCCGCGCGCTGGGTCATGGCGCGGCGGAGCCACACCGCGTACTACTCCTACGACGAGGCCCGTGCGTCGGACGATCCCGTGGGCTGCGCGCTGGCGTTCTACGAGTCCGCCTACGAAGCCGGCGCGGACCTCGCCGGGTGGGACCACGCGCAGCTGGCGTGCTGGGACGGCATCACCGATCCGGTGCTGCGCAGCGAAGAGCCGCTCGGACGGCCTTGGCCCGAGCGGTTCTGA
- a CDS encoding RNA polymerase sigma factor has protein sequence MAQTTKTVATAKTAETLETVEAVWRMEAARVVATLARYTGDLGLAEELAQDALVAALEQWPAEGVPARPGAWLTAVGKRRAVDHFRRAETLRRKVGELGRELEAGGAPAETDPALDAVDEALSDTAVDDDLLRLVFTACHPVLSAEARVALTLRVLGGLTTAEIARAFLVPEATAAQRIVRAKRALADAGVPFEVADGPERRRRLASVLEVVYLIFNEGYSATAGDDWLRADLCEEALRLGRVLTALMPAESEVHALLALMEIQDSRRHARTGPDGEPVLLLDQDRAKWDRSQIERGLAALVRADQAFAAELEAAAAAAAAATQSSDTPQPGTYHLQAALAACHARARTADDTDWRLIADLYDRLVRQTRSPVVELNRAVAVGMAEGPAAGLAITDALTGLRAMQGYHLLPSVRGDLLVRLGRPAEARAEFERAAGLTANTRERALLLARAAACEADVSEA, from the coding sequence ATGGCGCAGACGACCAAGACCGTCGCGACCGCCAAGACCGCCGAGACCCTCGAGACCGTCGAAGCGGTCTGGCGGATGGAGGCGGCCCGCGTGGTGGCCACCCTGGCCCGTTACACCGGCGATCTGGGCTTGGCCGAGGAACTGGCCCAGGACGCGCTGGTCGCGGCGCTGGAGCAGTGGCCGGCCGAAGGGGTGCCGGCCCGGCCCGGCGCCTGGCTGACCGCGGTCGGCAAGCGGCGCGCCGTGGACCACTTCCGGCGCGCCGAGACGCTGCGCCGCAAGGTCGGCGAGCTGGGCCGCGAGCTGGAGGCCGGCGGCGCGCCGGCCGAGACCGACCCGGCCCTGGACGCCGTGGACGAGGCGCTGTCCGACACCGCCGTCGACGACGACCTGCTGCGCCTGGTCTTCACCGCCTGCCATCCGGTGCTGTCCGCCGAGGCCCGCGTCGCGCTCACGCTGCGCGTCCTCGGCGGGCTGACCACCGCCGAGATCGCCCGCGCGTTCCTGGTCCCGGAAGCCACGGCCGCGCAGCGGATCGTGCGGGCCAAGCGCGCGCTCGCCGACGCCGGAGTCCCGTTCGAGGTCGCCGACGGTCCCGAGCGGCGGCGGCGCCTGGCCTCAGTGCTGGAGGTCGTGTACCTGATCTTCAACGAGGGCTACTCGGCGACCGCCGGCGACGACTGGCTGCGCGCCGACCTCTGCGAGGAGGCGCTGCGGCTGGGCCGCGTACTGACCGCGCTGATGCCAGCCGAGTCGGAGGTGCACGCGCTGCTGGCGCTGATGGAGATCCAGGACTCGCGGCGGCACGCGCGGACCGGACCCGACGGGGAGCCGGTGCTGCTACTGGACCAGGACCGTGCGAAGTGGGACCGGTCGCAGATCGAGCGGGGTCTGGCAGCCCTGGTGCGTGCCGACCAGGCGTTCGCGGCAGAGCTCGAGGCAGCGGCAGCAGCAGCCGCAGCGGCGACGCAAAGCTCTGACACCCCCCAGCCGGGCACGTATCACCTCCAAGCCGCCCTCGCCGCATGCCATGCCCGCGCCCGCACCGCCGACGACACCGACTGGCGCCTCATCGCCGACCTCTACGACCGGCTCGTGCGGCAGACCCGCTCCCCGGTCGTCGAGCTCAACCGCGCCGTCGCGGTCGGCATGGCCGAGGGCCCGGCCGCCGGTCTGGCGATCACGGACGCGCTCACCGGCCTGCGCGCGATGCAGGGCTACCACCTGCTCCCCAGCGTGCGCGGCGACCTGCTGGTCCGGCTCGGCCGCCCTGCCGAAGCCCGCGCCGAGTTCGAGCGCGCCGCCGGACTCACCGCGAACACCCGGGAACGCGCGCTGCTGCTGGCGCGCGCCGCGGCGTGCGAAGCCGACGTCTCCGAGGCCTGA
- a CDS encoding FABP family protein: MALEIPSDLHPDCVPLAFLLGTWAGAGVGGYPTIESFNFGQEAVFSYIPGKPFLKYESRSWLLDEDGNQVRPLATETGFWRPQARTEENGTAGTTRTQLEVVLSHPTGFAEIWVGEADGAKVELRTDVVARTETAKEYTAGHRLYGLVKGDLLWAFDMAAMGQPMQSHLSAQLKPVK, from the coding sequence ATGGCGTTGGAGATCCCGTCCGACCTGCACCCGGACTGCGTCCCGCTGGCGTTCCTGCTGGGCACCTGGGCCGGCGCCGGGGTCGGCGGCTACCCGACCATCGAGTCCTTCAACTTCGGGCAGGAGGCCGTGTTCTCCTACATCCCCGGGAAGCCCTTCCTGAAGTACGAGTCGCGCTCCTGGCTCCTCGACGAGGACGGCAACCAGGTGCGTCCGCTGGCGACCGAGACCGGCTTCTGGCGCCCGCAGGCGCGTACCGAGGAGAACGGCACCGCCGGCACCACGCGCACCCAGCTCGAAGTGGTCCTCTCGCACCCGACCGGCTTCGCCGAGATCTGGGTCGGCGAGGCCGACGGCGCGAAGGTGGAGCTCCGCACCGACGTGGTGGCGCGCACCGAGACCGCCAAGGAATACACCGCCGGCCACCGCCTCTACGGCCTGGTGAAGGGCGACCTGCTGTGGGCCTTCGACATGGCGGCCATGGGACAGCCCATGCAGTCGCACCTGTCGGCCCAGCTCAAGCCGGTCAAGTGA
- a CDS encoding PadR family transcriptional regulator: MSQDMMRGHLDGLVLAVLATGPSHGYGLIEALRDRSGGVFDLPEGSVYPALHRLERAGLVASGWSEVAGRRRRVYSLTASGSRAAEDRRTEWRSFSAAVERVFGAETKAGGGGRTDAGSAVAS, from the coding sequence ATGAGCCAGGACATGATGCGCGGACACCTCGACGGTCTGGTGCTGGCGGTGCTCGCCACCGGACCCTCGCACGGATACGGACTCATCGAGGCATTGCGGGACCGCAGCGGCGGAGTCTTCGACCTCCCCGAGGGCTCGGTCTACCCGGCACTGCACCGCCTGGAGCGCGCCGGCCTGGTCGCCAGCGGCTGGTCCGAGGTCGCCGGCCGCCGCCGCCGGGTCTACAGCCTGACCGCCTCAGGCAGCCGCGCCGCCGAGGATCGCCGCACCGAGTGGCGCTCGTTCTCGGCCGCGGTGGAGCGCGTGTTCGGCGCCGAGACCAAAGCCGGTGGCGGCGGCCGGACCGACGCGGGTTCGGCGGTGGCGTCATGA
- a CDS encoding permease prefix domain 1-containing protein — protein MTYRSVEGYLDDLAWRLRVGIRGRRRIVSEVAAHLADAIAEEEAAGHTPQAAARRATARFGAPEEVAAEFNRDCALHSARVAAWALVVGVVAAVGAAGLANQGGAPVVPWPNQAVYYAGPVLLGQVAAMCAGTAFLIAVIAPRVLGRAPGTLATAVRAQAVAVLALLPIGVVAAGNIARSSWTLGAVSALAALAVPVAMVLSVRALLRVGTVSGGSSTLDVIADCSEVLAARWMWSARLFELVTRTWATAAARMPHLMSWLEMRRHPWRSAVTISVAAGVALKAPDLLKGDVDLPAAAIEAVAAFVGYCLFSALLGLRAAQPVGARTRSRAEAV, from the coding sequence ATGACGTATCGGTCGGTCGAGGGCTACCTGGATGATCTCGCGTGGCGGCTGCGCGTCGGGATCCGAGGGCGGCGGCGGATTGTCAGCGAGGTCGCGGCGCATCTGGCTGATGCGATTGCCGAGGAGGAGGCTGCCGGTCACACGCCGCAGGCTGCGGCGCGGCGGGCGACGGCGCGCTTCGGGGCTCCGGAAGAGGTGGCTGCGGAGTTCAATCGGGATTGTGCGCTGCACAGTGCGCGGGTTGCGGCGTGGGCGCTGGTGGTGGGCGTGGTGGCGGCGGTTGGGGCTGCGGGGCTGGCGAATCAGGGTGGGGCGCCGGTGGTGCCGTGGCCGAATCAGGCTGTTTACTATGCCGGTCCCGTGCTGCTTGGGCAGGTGGCGGCGATGTGTGCCGGGACCGCTTTTCTGATCGCGGTGATCGCGCCTCGGGTGCTCGGCAGGGCTCCGGGGACGTTGGCGACGGCGGTGCGGGCGCAGGCGGTCGCGGTTCTGGCGTTGCTGCCAATCGGGGTGGTCGCGGCCGGGAACATCGCTCGTTCCTCGTGGACGCTGGGGGCGGTGTCGGCTTTGGCGGCGCTTGCGGTGCCGGTCGCGATGGTCTTGAGTGTGCGGGCTCTGCTGCGGGTCGGCACGGTGTCCGGGGGGTCTTCGACGCTGGATGTGATCGCTGACTGCAGCGAGGTGTTGGCGGCGCGGTGGATGTGGAGTGCGCGGCTGTTCGAGCTGGTGACGCGGACGTGGGCGACCGCCGCCGCGCGGATGCCGCATCTGATGAGCTGGCTGGAGATGCGGCGGCATCCGTGGCGGTCGGCGGTCACGATCTCGGTGGCGGCGGGGGTCGCGCTGAAGGCGCCGGACTTGCTGAAGGGCGATGTGGACCTGCCGGCCGCGGCGATCGAGGCGGTGGCGGCGTTCGTCGGCTACTGCCTGTTCAGCGCGCTGCTCGGTCTGCGGGCGGCTCAGCCGGTCGGCGCGAGGACGAGGTCGAGGGCTGAGGCGGTCTGA
- a CDS encoding M1 family metallopeptidase: protein MAAMTVSLAVGGLAAAKVRPGHPAASGKALVAPHTASTSASQSPPPPSTATSTAPAVSISYDDLSALVSSYSAALGSKNRAGFVSVVDPGQPKLATSQGQLFDNLRKVPFTSAKYSLVMVDASDGGPQDATATATVAFDHQITGVDSVPVKENYKWTVQRHGATGPLKITAISGAASEHNYPAPWDAVAGLTVVTRPKVVIMADDTSASFAKSHADAMERDAEYDFAHWTGGTGIAPGFSIFLTADRSRYEGIYSQNRAESVGVTVPISAVGKNDGFYPSSRIAVDTTQYKNVDPADADIVFKHEMAHAMIGPFEDQSASSEQDHLWAIEGFAEWESQRMYSTSELLYDGATLHSYVKKHGVPTALPTDSQVYSSDSATSALGYFYAHMTIRYMADEYGPKKVDQFMLAVYKHATASTCVDDAMKSVLGTTTDQFTQAYAKWVRNSV, encoded by the coding sequence GTGGCCGCGATGACGGTCTCGCTCGCGGTCGGAGGACTCGCGGCGGCGAAGGTACGTCCGGGGCATCCCGCGGCGAGCGGTAAGGCACTGGTCGCGCCGCATACTGCGAGCACTTCCGCCAGCCAAAGCCCGCCGCCGCCGAGCACCGCGACCAGCACCGCCCCGGCCGTCTCCATCAGCTACGACGATCTGTCCGCGTTGGTGAGCAGCTACTCCGCGGCATTGGGCAGCAAGAACCGCGCGGGCTTCGTCTCCGTCGTCGATCCCGGGCAGCCGAAGCTGGCGACCAGCCAGGGGCAGCTGTTCGACAACCTGCGGAAGGTCCCGTTCACCAGCGCGAAGTACTCGCTGGTGATGGTCGACGCCAGCGACGGCGGCCCGCAGGACGCCACCGCGACGGCCACCGTGGCGTTCGACCACCAGATCACCGGGGTCGACAGCGTGCCGGTCAAGGAGAACTACAAGTGGACCGTACAGCGTCACGGGGCGACCGGTCCGCTGAAGATCACCGCGATAAGCGGTGCCGCGTCCGAACACAACTATCCGGCGCCGTGGGACGCGGTGGCGGGCCTGACGGTGGTGACCCGGCCGAAGGTGGTGATCATGGCGGACGACACGTCAGCGTCCTTCGCCAAGAGCCACGCCGACGCCATGGAGCGCGACGCGGAGTATGACTTCGCGCACTGGACCGGCGGCACCGGTATCGCGCCGGGGTTCTCGATCTTCCTCACTGCCGACCGCTCACGGTACGAGGGCATATACAGCCAGAACCGCGCCGAATCAGTCGGCGTCACAGTGCCGATATCCGCGGTCGGGAAGAACGACGGGTTCTACCCGAGTTCTCGGATAGCCGTGGACACCACGCAGTACAAGAACGTCGACCCCGCCGACGCGGACATCGTGTTCAAGCACGAGATGGCGCACGCGATGATCGGGCCGTTCGAGGACCAGAGTGCGAGCAGTGAGCAGGACCACCTGTGGGCTATAGAGGGGTTCGCGGAGTGGGAATCGCAGAGGATGTACTCCACGTCGGAACTCCTCTATGACGGCGCCACTCTGCACTCCTACGTGAAGAAGCACGGAGTGCCCACTGCGCTTCCCACGGACAGTCAGGTGTACAGCTCCGACTCCGCCACCTCTGCGCTGGGCTACTTCTACGCGCACATGACGATCCGGTACATGGCCGACGAATACGGACCCAAGAAGGTCGACCAGTTCATGCTCGCCGTGTACAAGCACGCGACGGCGTCGACATGTGTCGACGACGCGATGAAGAGCGTCCTGGGGACCACGACGGATCAGTTCACGCAGGCCTATGCGAAGTGGGTGCGGAACTCGGTGTGA
- a CDS encoding YciI family protein: MPKFMVFIPGNADSEAGIMPPTDLFEVMSAYNEQLAKAGVLLAAEGLTPTSAGAKVRFDDAERRTVVDGPFTEAKEIVAGYWLLQASSLEEALEWVKRAPFAGGLTLEVRPIASMDDLGPEFTPELREAEQQLRQQLGE, encoded by the coding sequence ATGCCGAAGTTCATGGTCTTCATTCCGGGCAACGCCGACTCCGAGGCCGGGATCATGCCGCCGACCGATCTGTTCGAGGTGATGAGCGCCTACAACGAGCAGCTCGCGAAGGCCGGCGTCCTGCTGGCCGCTGAAGGGCTGACGCCGACGTCGGCGGGTGCGAAGGTGCGGTTCGACGACGCCGAGCGGCGCACCGTCGTCGACGGGCCGTTCACCGAGGCGAAGGAGATCGTCGCCGGATATTGGCTGCTTCAGGCGTCCTCGCTGGAGGAGGCGCTGGAGTGGGTGAAGCGCGCCCCGTTCGCCGGCGGCCTGACGCTGGAGGTGCGCCCGATCGCCTCGATGGACGACCTCGGGCCCGAGTTCACGCCGGAACTGCGGGAGGCTGAGCAGCAGCTGCGACAGCAGCTCGGCGAGTAG
- a CDS encoding sulfurtransferase, with the protein MSRNDVLVDADWVQAHLDDPKVVLVEVDEDTAAYDKNHIRNAVRIDWKRDLQDPVRRDFVNQEQFQALLSERGIANDDTVVLYGGNNNWFASYAYWYFKLYGHGDVKLLDGGRKKWELDSRELVVEQPTRAATSYTAQPQDQSIRAYRDDVVAAIGSTNLVDVRSPDEYSGKLLAPAHLPQEQSQRPGHVPTAANIPWSKAANDDGTFKSDDELTALYEGEGVDLSKDTIAYCRIGERSAHTWFVLHELLGQDNVKNYDGSWTEYGSLVGVPVSLGSNPGSPEGGQQ; encoded by the coding sequence ATGAGTCGCAACGACGTCCTGGTCGACGCCGACTGGGTCCAGGCGCACCTGGACGACCCGAAGGTCGTCCTCGTCGAGGTCGACGAGGACACGGCCGCCTACGACAAGAACCACATCCGCAACGCCGTCCGGATCGACTGGAAGCGCGACCTGCAGGACCCGGTCCGCCGGGACTTCGTGAACCAGGAGCAGTTCCAGGCGCTGCTGTCCGAGCGCGGCATCGCCAACGACGACACCGTGGTGCTCTACGGCGGCAACAACAACTGGTTCGCCTCCTACGCCTACTGGTACTTCAAGCTCTACGGCCACGGCGACGTGAAGCTCCTCGACGGCGGCCGCAAGAAGTGGGAGCTGGACTCCCGCGAGCTGGTCGTCGAGCAGCCGACCCGCGCCGCGACCTCCTACACCGCGCAGCCGCAGGACCAGTCGATCCGCGCCTACCGCGACGACGTCGTGGCCGCGATCGGCAGCACCAACCTGGTCGACGTGCGCAGCCCCGACGAGTACTCCGGCAAGCTCCTGGCGCCGGCCCACCTGCCGCAGGAGCAGTCGCAGCGTCCCGGCCACGTGCCGACCGCGGCGAACATCCCGTGGTCCAAGGCGGCCAACGACGACGGCACCTTCAAGTCCGACGACGAGCTCACCGCGCTGTACGAGGGCGAGGGCGTGGACCTGTCCAAGGACACCATCGCCTACTGCCGCATCGGCGAGCGCTCGGCCCACACCTGGTTCGTCCTGCACGAGCTGCTGGGCCAGGACAACGTGAAGAACTACGACGGTTCGTGGACCGAGTACGGCTCGCTGGTCGGCGTCCCGGTCTCGCTCGGCTCCAACCCCGGCTCGCCCGAGGGCGGCCAGCAGTGA
- a CDS encoding Ms5788A family Cys-rich leader peptide — MKQQADFTKRRAVDLCRVAACLCRMR; from the coding sequence ATGAAGCAGCAGGCGGACTTCACCAAGCGACGCGCAGTCGACCTGTGCCGCGTCGCCGCCTGCCTGTGTCGAATGCGCTGA
- a CDS encoding Fur family transcriptional regulator produces METAPTDLTKELRAKGYRLTPQRQFVLQAVANLDHATPDAICEEVRRTARGVNLSTVYRTLELLEELGLVTHTHLGHGAQIYHTADQPAHVHLVCRGCGRILEAADSAAEPLVQRLLEDYGFQTDVRHLAVFGMCAECRSREQE; encoded by the coding sequence ATGGAAACCGCGCCCACGGACCTGACGAAGGAGCTGCGCGCAAAGGGCTATCGCCTTACACCGCAGCGTCAGTTCGTCCTGCAGGCCGTGGCTAACCTGGACCATGCCACTCCCGACGCCATCTGCGAAGAGGTCCGCCGTACCGCGCGCGGCGTGAACCTGTCCACGGTGTACCGCACCCTGGAGCTCCTTGAGGAGCTGGGCCTGGTGACGCATACGCACCTCGGCCACGGCGCGCAGATCTATCACACTGCTGACCAGCCGGCGCATGTGCACCTGGTGTGCCGCGGCTGCGGACGCATTCTGGAGGCCGCCGACTCCGCTGCCGAGCCTTTGGTGCAGCGGTTGCTGGAGGACTACGGGTTCCAGACGGATGTGCGGCACCTCGCGGTGTTCGGGATGTGTGCCGAGTGCCGGTCGCGCGAGCAGGAGTAG